The following proteins are encoded in a genomic region of Rattus rattus isolate New Zealand chromosome 2, Rrattus_CSIRO_v1, whole genome shotgun sequence:
- the LOC116894707 gene encoding dynactin subunit 3-like: protein MAALTDVQRLQSRVEELERWVYGPGGTRGSRKVADGLVKVQVALGNIASKRERVKILYKKIEDLIKYLDPEYIDRIAIPEASKLQFILAEEQFILSQVALLEQVNTLVPVLDSASIKAVPEHAARLQRLAQIHIQQQDQCVEITEESKAPLEEYNKTTMLLSKQFVQ, encoded by the coding sequence ATGGCGGCTCTGACCGATGTGCAGCGGCTACAGTCCCGAGTGGAGGAGCTGGAGCGCTGGGTGTACGGGCCAGGCGGGACCCGAGGCTCTAGGAAGGTAGCTGATGGTCTAGTCAAGGTGCAGGTGGCTTTAGGGAACATTGCCAGTAAGAGGGAGAGGGTGAAGATTCTCTACAAAAAGATTGAAGACCTGATCAAATACCTGGACCCTGAGTACATTGATCGCATTGCTATACCTGAGGCCTCCAAGTTGCAGTTCATCTTGGCAGAGGAACAGTTCATCCTCTCCCAGGTGGCGCTCTTGGAACAAGTGAACACCTTGGTGCCGGTGCTGGACAGCGCTTCTATCAAAGCCGTTCCTGAGCATGCTGCCCGCCTGCAGCGCTTGGCGCAGATCCACATCCAACAGCAGGACCAGTGTGTGGAGATCACTGAGGAGTCCAAGGCTCCCCTGGAGGAGTATAACAAGACTACAATGCTTCTCTCCAAGCAGTTTGTGCAGTAG